A genome region from Erigeron canadensis isolate Cc75 chromosome 3, C_canadensis_v1, whole genome shotgun sequence includes the following:
- the LOC122591165 gene encoding CASP-like protein 4B1 isoform X1, whose protein sequence is MSSFSSSPPPAKLPTPTAPSGTSDIENDNTNNPPQTPLPPPPGFGVTGILRRWRHEDMFIRVSLGLRTFGFVFSLLAFIIMASNKHGRGRNFDEYEEYRYVLAIAILATLYTGLQSWRQIHEMSTGKQVMSRKNMALIDFFGDQIIAYLLISSASAAVPMTNRMREGADNSFTDATAACISMEFLAFFILGLSSMFSGYKLVKQSYI, encoded by the exons ATGtcatctttttcttcatcaccaccaccagccaAATTACCAACACCAACAGCCCCATCAGGCACGTCCGATATCGAAAATGACAATACTAATAATCCGCCACAAACGCCTTTGCCCCCACCTCCAGGATTCGGGGTCACCGGTATCCTTAGAAGATGGAGACATGAAGACATGTTTATTAGAGTCTCTCTTGGTTTGAGaacttttggttttgttttttcgTTACTTGCCTTTATTATTATGGCAAGTAATAAACATGGTCGTGGTAGAAATTTTGACGAATACGAAGAATAcag ATATGTATTAGCGATAGCGATTTTGGCAACATTATATACCGGATTGCAGTCGTGGAGGCAGATACATGAGATGTCTACCGGAAAACAAGTAATGTCTCGCAAGAATATGGCGTTAATTGATTTCTTCGGCGATCag ATTATAGCCTACTTGTTAATATCATCAGCATCCGCAGCCGTGCCAATGACAAACCGAATGAGAGAAGGAGCCGATAACAGCTTTACAGACGCTACAGCCGCATGCATTAGCATGGAGTTTCTAGCGTTCTTCATTCTCGGCTTGTCATCCATGTTCTCCGGGTACAAACTAGTAAAACAGTCATATATCTAA
- the LOC122591165 gene encoding CASP-like protein 4B1 isoform X2: MSSFSSSPPPAKLPTPTAPSGTSDIENDNTNNPPQTPLPPPPGFGVTGILRRWRHEDMFIRVSLGLRTFGFVFSLLAFIIMASNKHGRGRNFDEYEEYRYVLAIAILATLYTGLQSWRQIHEMSTGKQVMSRKNMALIDFFGDQNNIRQLGLLVFIAVKVYFEASTDCDI, encoded by the exons ATGtcatctttttcttcatcaccaccaccagccaAATTACCAACACCAACAGCCCCATCAGGCACGTCCGATATCGAAAATGACAATACTAATAATCCGCCACAAACGCCTTTGCCCCCACCTCCAGGATTCGGGGTCACCGGTATCCTTAGAAGATGGAGACATGAAGACATGTTTATTAGAGTCTCTCTTGGTTTGAGaacttttggttttgttttttcgTTACTTGCCTTTATTATTATGGCAAGTAATAAACATGGTCGTGGTAGAAATTTTGACGAATACGAAGAATAcag ATATGTATTAGCGATAGCGATTTTGGCAACATTATATACCGGATTGCAGTCGTGGAGGCAGATACATGAGATGTCTACCGGAAAACAAGTAATGTCTCGCAAGAATATGGCGTTAATTGATTTCTTCGGCGATCag AATAACATAAGACAGTTGGGTCTCCTAGTCTTTATTGCTGTCAAAGTTTACTTTGAAGCTTCCACTGATTGTGACATATGA